One region of Catenuloplanes indicus genomic DNA includes:
- a CDS encoding effector-associated constant component EACC1, giving the protein MESDAVRVRLRVQGDDPDEVRNLRSWLQQERAVRAHGDLRYAETAGGNEMGVGVEMLSLIVGSGLTLVQLGLAVAQWRDTRRPAPVVTITRETEDGRTITLETSDPDAVATAMRELGGS; this is encoded by the coding sequence ATGGAGAGCGACGCGGTGCGGGTACGGCTCCGGGTGCAGGGCGACGACCCCGACGAGGTACGGAATCTTCGATCGTGGCTGCAGCAGGAGCGTGCCGTGCGCGCGCACGGCGACCTGCGGTACGCGGAGACGGCCGGCGGCAACGAGATGGGCGTGGGCGTCGAGATGCTCAGCCTGATCGTCGGCAGTGGACTGACGCTGGTCCAGCTCGGCCTCGCCGTCGCGCAGTGGCGGGACACGCGTCGCCCGGCCCCGGTCGTGACGATCACCCGGGAGACCGAGGACGGCCGCACGATCACGCTGGAGACGTCCGACCCGGACGCGGTGGCCACCGCGATGCGCGAGCTCGGCGGGTCATGA
- a CDS encoding amidase family protein translates to MTDGRTGPAAALAARVRAGVRTATEVVEEALDAAARLDPVLHFLASLDAAGARAAAARLVPTGPLAGVPFLIKSGTSPDAPIVTRLVAAGAIPIGVSTRARPGSAAQTHGWNGTDHTRNPWDLTRSSGGSSAGAAAAVAAGVVPIATGGDSGGSLRIPAAFCGVTGVKGTAGRIPRSRPDLGGLLTPGIIGADLSDVVTATAIASGPHRRDPSALPVWTPPAAGGTAREWRVAYLPGLGGVHATPELDAVVRSRLVVPGIEVAAEALELLPVADAWAALYAAGSGAAEVPGPALRAAAEVRHRNAAALADLFESVDALVTPVTLTVAHGFAGPPAGPFVGDPCWHLNVTGNPAVSVPAGLAAGLPAGLQVVAAHGRDDIAVTVAALLTAPLPRPPVHA, encoded by the coding sequence GTGACCGACGGACGTACCGGGCCGGCCGCCGCACTCGCCGCGCGGGTGCGCGCGGGCGTTCGTACCGCCACGGAGGTCGTCGAGGAGGCGCTGGACGCCGCGGCGCGGCTGGATCCGGTGCTGCATTTCCTCGCGTCGCTCGACGCGGCCGGCGCCCGTGCCGCGGCGGCCCGGCTGGTCCCCACCGGCCCGCTGGCCGGCGTGCCGTTCCTGATCAAATCGGGTACGTCACCGGACGCGCCGATCGTGACCCGGCTGGTCGCGGCCGGCGCGATCCCGATCGGCGTGTCCACCCGTGCCCGTCCGGGCTCCGCGGCCCAGACGCACGGCTGGAACGGCACCGACCACACCCGCAACCCGTGGGACCTGACCCGCTCCTCCGGCGGCTCGTCCGCGGGTGCCGCCGCGGCCGTCGCCGCGGGCGTGGTCCCGATCGCCACCGGCGGCGACAGCGGCGGCTCGCTGCGGATCCCGGCCGCGTTCTGCGGCGTGACCGGCGTCAAGGGCACCGCGGGCCGCATCCCCCGCTCCCGCCCGGACCTCGGCGGGCTGCTCACACCCGGCATCATCGGCGCGGACCTGTCCGACGTGGTCACCGCGACCGCGATCGCGTCCGGCCCGCACCGCCGCGACCCGTCCGCACTTCCGGTATGGACGCCGCCGGCCGCCGGCGGCACGGCACGCGAGTGGCGGGTCGCCTACCTGCCCGGCCTCGGTGGGGTCCACGCGACGCCGGAGCTGGATGCGGTGGTGCGGTCGCGTCTGGTGGTGCCGGGGATCGAGGTCGCCGCCGAGGCGCTGGAGCTGCTGCCGGTCGCGGACGCGTGGGCGGCGCTGTACGCGGCCGGCAGCGGCGCGGCCGAGGTGCCCGGACCGGCGCTGCGGGCCGCCGCCGAGGTCCGTCACCGCAACGCGGCCGCGCTCGCCGATCTCTTCGAGTCGGTCGACGCGCTGGTCACACCGGTCACGCTGACGGTCGCGCACGGCTTCGCCGGGCCACCCGCGGGCCCGTTCGTGGGTGATCCGTGCTGGCACCTCAACGTGACCGGTAACCCGGCGGTCAGCGTCCCGGCCGGCCTGGCCGCGGGGCTGCCGGCCGGGTTGCAGGTGGTGGCCGCGCACGGCCGCGACGACATCGCGGTGACGGTCGCCGCCCTGCTGACGGCACCGCTCCCCCGCCCGCCCGTGCACGCCTGA
- a CDS encoding peptide MFS transporter, whose protein sequence is MTETEQKRGFFGQPGALANLFGVELWERFSFYGMQGILLIYLYYSAAEGGLGIGQDTATGIVGAYGGSVYLSTILGAWLADRVLGAERTLFASAVVVMAGHIALAVLPGLAGVAAGLILVAIGSGGVKATATSLVGTLYAAGDERRDAGFSLFYLGINVGALIGPLATGLLQQRAGFHWGFGLAAVGMAAGLIQYAFGRRRLPAAAREVPNPLPARARPLVPVVGVAVAALVAAVLVLFTDRLSDVVVAASVLAAIAYFAVILTARTVTPVERRRVLAFIPLFIASAAFWSLYQQQFTVVTIYADQRLDRNLFGWEMPVSWVQSINPVFIIVLSGVFAALWSRLGDRQPGTPVKFAAGTAIMGVAFLLFLPLAGGGPSSAPLLALTGILFVFTIAELLLSPVGLSVATKLAPHAFHTQMVALFFLSVALGTALSGTLAGYYDPDRETAYFGILGAVAIVLGLALAALAPSLRRLMGGVR, encoded by the coding sequence ATGACGGAGACGGAGCAGAAGCGCGGCTTCTTCGGGCAGCCGGGCGCGCTGGCCAACCTGTTCGGGGTGGAGCTGTGGGAACGGTTCTCGTTCTACGGCATGCAGGGGATCCTGCTGATCTACCTGTACTATTCCGCGGCCGAGGGCGGGCTCGGCATCGGCCAGGACACCGCGACCGGCATCGTCGGCGCGTACGGTGGCTCGGTCTATCTCTCCACGATCCTCGGCGCGTGGCTGGCCGACCGGGTGCTCGGCGCGGAACGCACGCTGTTCGCCAGCGCGGTCGTGGTGATGGCCGGGCACATCGCGCTCGCGGTGCTGCCCGGCCTGGCCGGGGTCGCGGCCGGCCTGATCCTGGTCGCGATCGGCAGCGGGGGCGTCAAGGCCACCGCGACGTCGCTGGTCGGCACGCTCTACGCGGCGGGCGACGAGCGCCGCGACGCCGGGTTCTCGCTGTTCTACCTCGGCATCAACGTGGGCGCGCTGATCGGCCCGCTCGCCACCGGCCTGCTCCAGCAGCGCGCCGGTTTCCACTGGGGCTTCGGCCTGGCCGCGGTCGGCATGGCGGCCGGCCTGATTCAGTACGCGTTCGGCCGCCGCCGGCTGCCCGCCGCCGCGCGCGAGGTGCCGAATCCGCTGCCGGCCCGGGCGCGCCCACTGGTGCCGGTGGTCGGCGTCGCGGTGGCGGCGCTGGTCGCGGCCGTGCTCGTGCTGTTCACCGACCGGCTCTCCGACGTAGTGGTGGCGGCCAGCGTGCTCGCCGCGATCGCGTACTTCGCGGTGATCCTGACCGCGCGCACGGTCACGCCGGTCGAGCGCCGCCGGGTGCTCGCGTTCATCCCGCTGTTCATCGCCAGCGCCGCGTTCTGGTCGCTCTACCAGCAGCAGTTCACGGTCGTGACGATCTACGCGGACCAGCGCCTGGACCGGAACCTGTTCGGCTGGGAGATGCCGGTCTCCTGGGTCCAGTCGATCAACCCGGTCTTCATCATCGTGCTGTCCGGCGTGTTCGCCGCGCTGTGGAGCCGGCTCGGCGACCGCCAGCCGGGCACGCCGGTCAAGTTCGCGGCCGGTACGGCGATCATGGGTGTCGCGTTCCTGCTGTTCCTGCCGCTGGCCGGCGGCGGGCCGTCGAGCGCGCCGCTGCTCGCGCTGACCGGCATCCTGTTCGTCTTCACGATCGCGGAGCTGCTGCTGTCCCCGGTCGGGCTGTCCGTGGCCACGAAGCTGGCGCCGCACGCGTTCCACACGCAGATGGTGGCGCTCTTCTTCCTGTCCGTGGCGCTCGGCACCGCGCTGTCCGGCACGCTGGCCGGCTACTACGACCCGGATCGCGAGACCGCGTACTTCGGCATCCTGGGCGCGGTCGCGATCGTGCTCGGCCTGGCGCTGGCCGCACTCGCCCCGTCGCTGCGGCGGCTGATGGGCGGCGTCCGCTGA
- a CDS encoding DUF4142 domain-containing protein, producing MRITSTLTAALLAGAVLTAGAPASAEPAASPGKVCAEDVKYLVRAHRGNLAEQAAGRAALAESESGEVRHIAAMLIPDHARLDRAVRHLARHHRVTLPPKPNQMQRDELAAVVAQDGAAFDTAWLAMQEKAHLKTLDYIARELTGGCAPAVHDAAKAAAPVVVAHLAMVRDALRP from the coding sequence ATGCGAATCACTTCCACGCTGACCGCCGCGCTGCTGGCCGGTGCCGTGCTCACCGCGGGTGCGCCCGCGTCCGCCGAGCCGGCCGCCTCGCCCGGGAAGGTCTGCGCCGAGGACGTGAAGTACCTGGTCCGTGCGCACCGCGGCAACCTGGCCGAGCAGGCCGCCGGCCGGGCCGCGCTGGCCGAGTCGGAATCCGGGGAGGTGCGGCACATCGCGGCCATGCTGATCCCGGACCACGCGCGCCTGGACCGCGCGGTCCGGCACCTGGCCCGGCACCACCGGGTGACGCTGCCGCCGAAGCCGAACCAGATGCAGCGCGACGAGCTGGCCGCGGTGGTGGCCCAGGACGGCGCCGCGTTCGACACGGCCTGGCTCGCCATGCAGGAGAAGGCGCACCTGAAGACGCTCGACTACATCGCGCGCGAACTCACCGGTGGCTGCGCGCCCGCGGTCCACGACGCCGCGAAGGCCGCCGCCCCGGTCGTCGTGGCCCACCTCGCCATGGTCCGCGACGCCCTGCGCCCCTGA